From one Rosa rugosa chromosome 4, drRosRugo1.1, whole genome shotgun sequence genomic stretch:
- the LOC133707456 gene encoding uncharacterized protein LOC133707456 isoform X1 — translation MAASSARFSSAGEERNGEGRGVKGDPDHTQMIDKLAGAVMEKFAFSDPSKTLTPDQKNDIKRHLCRLLPVFHTPDHPTYAVMICRAIDELNEEQGSTEEAISKFIREKFDGLPLAHASFLSLHLKKLNERGEIVCVSKNCYMLPTDKGDSLSRRKCVPKQKKTRKGWGKGNSAKGNEHKTLAEEQVEVTEKQRKQRKQSQKPRYCKAVDNQTGSPEQVNGQQCQRQMEEIAAIAEKKSQEQIEEDQQSKVIDDEKESPDAQQGEVIKQQIQGIAVIVVPRNSAEQIYKVPEEQEVEVTEQQQQHGQQSQELIQEEQHSMVIDCQNGSSDEENVQQDEVNRLKSQNQVQLPGVIVEKQNIEQIYKEDDVQVEVTEQLREDGQEIQAEQCSKMIEDKYGSTDAQQERVNGHENQKHMQEVALIVDKQNVEVKKYQVNEEQVEVIEQKTEHVKQSAEPIQHMKVIDCQNGSSKQQNEQKDEVNRQQTEIQMQVTAVVVEKSNFSEQTRNVNEEEQVEVTAQREYGQQSQVASQEEQHNKVIDCQNSKVIDCQNSKVIDCQNSKVIDCQNGSPEQQNKQPEYVNEDQLQEIIVSCEKQIDPKLKHKVADERIEVSMDKIVEEQYQTKEKLCEVIEQHSQAVKRDIQLHGEAVEAIRSGPEAQQSDMISEQNRPQDQIELTSMQELLSKKQEKDAATVVNSNASIASQKFSHHVSSNLSELLENNVKVQGKMQKLLENNIKVQEKTHKLLENNIKVQEKTLQVQEKLFELLKELADTIRNPVIEKRPMPIIGPCGEREYIDCGFPAKQKHQPEISAQTKALGSQLNEMLASLELPMDSAELFLKQGKLCNLGQQQVPKSQNKSIKNMPDAEQPQQQEIGNSELLRELPTMEEENEELSGPVRKRICLSIEANHEKEKQLQVHNAEGHPDLRSQEKLSVSVLVPSCPDVFLHSPNYELGTQQPKVQKTESPREIKSLSVEGGIIAHVSRTNLIESSVDLLQEEQEIVPELTYQENLQEQEQEMQSFSYEKHQQAILSDVVKTPDFLLATGAEQEAENVIKEKAVELDLTASNQSCRTQPEQKQQQRQLGLPGKQPSESYCEGAEASKYQDEDHRPENVIKEKAVHSSHLSLELTASEQSCQRQLEKQQQQPQRQLRPRGKKSAESDCGVATAPECQQEQQPRYPMQERMKLDHKPAEQSQLRPRCQRHSESELSLTTSMVELSPRKSQDTERQTEEKTRELKTSAEETGQRQLQQRQLSNTGMSQVDKPGAEDSSQLKRQPQVEKPGVGDPSQLKKKQVNRLNKRKWCTPEPTTMPNAIGAIVTYQRRSGQTIEPNPEAFQDLGPTLADHLEQKENHHGQRKKFKSARESPDELAVTSQHLVADPHILVKPPPLNPGAVGQLPQTTKELPQKQQLLRRMNLRSCSQAASQSEPDVLIVGLLPQTTKELPQKQLLRRMKLRSRSQAALQSEPDVLMIDTLPAKHHSEQPQELKHPKQPQKQRGRTPKPKLDRAGPVKRQKLQEQPKRRGRPPKLDVNTISGRKLISKNKQKQPKSPGKAKSRKVIKGKLQSQVRGKPQKVTQGTPKSQVRGRLRKMSEGTVKESSEGEGSKVTEGTPKSQGRGRARKVTEGT, via the exons ATGGCGGCGAGTTCCGCAAGATTTTCATCTGCTGGG gaagaaagaaatggagaaggaAGAGGAGTTAAAGGAGACCCAGATCAT ACACAAATGATAGACAAGCTTGCTGGTGCTGTGATGGAGAAGTTCGCATTTTCAGACCCTTCCAAAACACTCACACCGGATCAGAAGAATGATATCAAACGACATCTTTGTAGACTCTTACCTGTGTTTCACACGCCCGATCACCCCACCTATGCCGTG ATGATATGTAGGGCAATTGACGAGTTGAATGAGGAACAGGGGTCAACTGAAGAAGCAATATCAAAATTTATTAGAGAGAAGTTTGACGGTTTGCCATTGGCTCATGCAAGTTTCTTGAGTCTTCACTTGAAGAAGCTAAATGAGAGGGGAGAAATTGTTTGTGTATCAAAAAATTGTTATATgcttccaactgataaaggtgATTCTCTTTCTAGAAGAAAGTGTGTCCCGAAACAAAAGAAGACTCGGAAGGGTTGGGGAAAAGGAAACTCAGCTAAAGGAAATGAACATAAAACATTGGCAGAAGAACAAGTTGAAGTGACTGAGAAACAGAGAAAGCAGAGGAAGCAAAGTCAAAAACCACGGTATTGTAAGGCAGTTGACAACCAAACTGGATCTCCAGAGCAAGTCAATGGACAACAATGTCAAAGACAAATGGAAGAAATTGCTGCAATTGCTGAAAAGAAAAGTCAAGAACAAATTGAAGAAGATCAGCAGAGTAAGGTGATTGATGATGAAAAAGAATCTCCTGATGCACAGCAAGGAGAAGTAATTAAACAACAAATTCAAGGTATTGCAGTCATTGTTGTTCCCCGAAATTCCGCAGAACAGATATATAAAGTCCCCGAAGAACAAGAAGTTGAAGTGACtgaacaacagcagcagcacgGGCAGCAAAGTCAAGAACTGATTCAAGAAGAACAGCATAGTATGGTAATTGACTGTCAAAATGGATCTTCAGATGAAGAAAATGTACAGCAAGATGAAGTGAATAGGCTGAAAAGTCAAAATCAAGTGCAATTACCTGGAGTGATAGTCGAAAAGCAGAACATTGAACAGATATATAAAGAAGATGATGTACAAGTTGAAGTAACTGAACAACTGAGAGAAGATGGGCAGGAAATTCAAGCAGAACAGTGTAGTAAGATGATTGAAGATAAATATGGCTCTACAGATGCGCAGCAAGAGAGAGTGAATGGACATGAAAATCAGAAACATATGCAAGAAGTTGCGTTGATTGTTGATAAGCAGAATGTTGAAGTCAAGAAGTATCAAGTGAATGAAGAGCAAGTTGAAGTGATTGAACAAAAGACAGAACATGTGAAGCAAAGTGCAGAACCAATACAGCACATGAAGGTGATTGATTGTCAAAATGGATCTTCAAAGCAACAAAATGAACAGAAAGATGAAGTGAATAGACAGCAAACTGAAATTCAAATGCAAGTAACTGCAGTGGTTGTTGAAAAGTCTAATTTTTCTGAACAGACACGTAATGTGAATGAAGAAGAACAAGTTGAAGTGACTGCACAGAGAGAATATGGGCAGCAAAGTCAAGTAGCTAGTCAAGAAGAGCAACATAACAAGGTGATTGACTGTCAAAATAGCAAAGTGATTGACTGTCAAAATAGCAAAGTGATTGACTGTCAAAATAGCAAAGTGATTGACTGTCAAAATGGATCTCCAGAGCAACAAAATAAACAGCCAGAATATGTGAATGAGGATCAATTGCAAGAAATCATTGTGAGTTGTGAAAAGCAGATTGACCCAAAACTGAAACACAAAGTGGCTGATGAGCGTATTGAAGTAAGTATGGATAAAATAGTTGAAGAACAGTACCAAACTAAAGAAAAATTGTGTGAAGTGATTGAACAACATAGTCAAGCTGTCAAAAGAGATATACAGTTACATGGAGAAGCAGTTGAAGCAATTCGGTCTGGACCAGAGGCACAACAAAGTGATATGATTTCAGAACAAAATAGACCACAGGACCAAATTGAATTAACAAG TATGCAGGAGTTATTGTCTAAGAAGCAAGAGAAAGATGCGGCTACTGTAGTCAATTCAAATGCTTCTATTGCAAGTCAGAAATTCTCCCACCATGTTTCGTCAAACTTGTCTGAG CTGCTGGAAAACAACGTTAAGGTGCAGGGAAAGATGCAGAAGCTGCTGGAAAATAACATTAAGGTGCAGGAAAAGACACATAAGCTGCTGGAAAATAACATTAAGGTGCAGGAAAAGACACTTCAGGTTCAGGAAAAGTTATTTGAGCTGTTGAAGGAGTTAGCAGATACCATTCGAAATCCTGTTATAGAAAAAAGACCAATGCCAATCATTGGTCCTTGTGGAGAGAGGGAATATATAGATTGTGGATTTCCAGCAAAACAGAAGCACCAACCTGAGATCTCAGCTCAAACAAAAGCATTGGGATCCCAGCTGAATGAAATGCTAGCATCTCTTGAACTACCCATGGACTCAGCAGAGTTATTTTTAAAGCAGGGAAAGCTATGCAACCTTGGTCAGCAACAAGTACCTAAGAGCCAGAACAAATCAATTAAGAATATGCCTGATGCTGAACAACCTCAACAACAGGAGATTGGAAATTCAGAATTGTTGCGGGAACTTCCaacaatggaagaagagaatgaAGAATTATCTGGACCTGTTAGAAAAAGAATTTGTTTAAGCATTGAAGCAAATCACGAGAAAGAAAAGCAACTGCAAGTGCATAATGCTGAAGGCCATCCTGATCTTCGTAGTCAAGAGAAGCTGTCTGTATCTGTGCTAGTCCCAAGTTGTCCAGATGTCTTCTTGCACTCGCCAAACTATGAGCTGGGAACCCAGCAACCAAAAGTTCAAAAGACAGAAAGCCCTCGTGAAATCAAATCGCTGTCAGTGGAGGGAGGAATTATTGCTCATGTATCCAGGACAAACCTTATAGAATCTTCTGTTGATTTGCTGCAGGAAGAACAGGAGATTGTTCCTGAGCTAACATATCAAGAAAACCTTCAAGAGCAAGAACAAGAAATGCAGTCATTTAGTTACGAGAAGCATCAACAAGCTATTCTTTCTGATGTGGTGAAGACGCCTGATTTCCTATTAGCAACT GGTGCGGAGCAGGAAGCGGAAAATGTGATTAAAGAAAAGGCTGTTGAGCTTGATCTGACAGCAAGTAACCAATCCTGTCGAACACAACCTGAGCAAAAGCAGCAGCAGAGGCAACTAGGTCTTCCGGGTAAACAACCATCTGAATCTTATTGTGAAGGAGCAGAGGCATCTAAATATCAG GATGAGGACCATCGACCAGAAAATGTGATTAAGGAGAAGGCTGTACATTCAAGTCACCTGAGTCTTGAATTGACAGCAAGTGAGCAATCCTGTCAAAGACAATTGGAGAAACAGCAGCAACAACCGCAGAGGCAATTACGTCCTCGAGGTAAAAAGTCAGCTGAGTCTGATTGTGGAGTGGCAACGGCACCTGAATGCCAG CAGGAGCAGCAGCCCAGATATCCAATGCAGGAAAGAATGAAGCTTGATCATAAACCAGCAGAGCAGAGTCAATTGCGCCCACGGTGCCAGAGGCACTCCGAGTCTGAATTGTCTCTCACTACATCTATGGTTGAATTATCACCAAGAAAAAGTCAGGATACTGAAAGGCAAACAGAGGAAAAGACTCGAGAGCTGAAGACATCAGCAGAGGAAACAGGCCAAAGACAGCTCCAGCAGAGGCAGCTTTCAAATACTGGAATGTCACAAGTGGATAAGCCAGGAGCCGAAGATTCATCTCAACTGAAAAGGCAGCCTCAAGTGGAAAAGCCTGGAGTTGGAGATCCATCTCAactgaagaagaaacaagttAACCGCTTAAATAAGCGAAAGTGGTGCACTCCAGAGCCCACAACAATGCCTAACGCCATTGGTGCAATCGTCACTTACCAGAGACGGTCAGGTCAAACTATAGAGCCCAACCCTGAAGCATTTCAGGATCTAGGACCAACACTCGCAGACCATTTGGAGCAAAAAGAGAATCATCATGGTCAACGAAAGAAGTTCAAATCTGCAAGAGAAAGCCCTGATGAGTTGGCTGTCACTTCCCAGCATCTTGTGGCGGATCCTCACATTCTAGTAAAGCCTCCACCGCTCAATCCAGGAGCAGTGGGACAATTGCCTCAAACAACAAAAGAGCTGCCACAGAAACAGCAGCTGCTGCGCCGTATGAACCTGCGCTCATGCAGCCAAGCTGCATCGCAATCTGAACCTGATGTTTTGATAGTGGGACTATTGCCTCAAACAACAAAAGAGCTGCCACAGAAACAGCTGCTGCGCCGTATGAAACTACGCTCACGCAGCCAAGCTGCATTGCAATCTGAACCTGATGTTTTGATGATTGATACGCTGCCCGCAAAGCACCATTCTGAGCAGCCACAAGAACTGAAGCATCCTAAGCAGCCACAGAAGCAAAGAGGGAGGACTCCTAAACCAAAACTGGATAGAGCTGGGCCTGTTAAGCGTCAAAAGCTGCAGGAACAACCAAAAAGACGAGGGAGGCCCCCTAAGTTGGATGTAAATACTATATCAGGGAGAAAATTGATCTCAAAGAACAAACAGAAGCAACCAAAGAGTCCAGGGAAGGCAAAGTCTCGAAAAGTGATCAAAGGAAAACTACAGAGTCAAGTGAGGGGAAAGCCTCAAAAAGTGACTCAAGGAACACCAAAGAGTCAAGTGAGGGGAAGGCTTCGAAAAATGTCTGAAGGAACAGTAAAAGAGTCAAGTGAGGGAGAGGGCTCGAAAGTGACTGAAGGAACTCCAAAGAGTCAAGGTAGGGGAAGGGCTCGAAAAGTGACTGAAGGAACCTAA
- the LOC133707456 gene encoding uncharacterized protein LOC133707456 isoform X2: MAASSARFSSAGEERNGEGRGVKGDPDHTQMIDKLAGAVMEKFAFSDPSKTLTPDQKNDIKRHLCRLLPVFHTPDHPTYAVMICRAIDELNEEQGSTEEAISKFIREKFDGLPLAHASFLSLHLKKLNERGEIVCVSKNCYMLPTDKGDSLSRRKCVPKQKKTRKGWGKGNSAKGNEHKTLAEEQVEVTEKQRKQRKQSQKPRYCKAVDNQTGSPEQVNGQQCQRQMEEIAAIAEKKSQEQIEEDQQSKVIDDEKESPDAQQGEVIKQQIQGIAVIVVPRNSAEQIYKVPEEQEVEVTEQQQQHGQQSQELIQEEQHSMVIDCQNGSSDEENVQQDEVNRLKSQNQVQLPGVIVEKQNIEQIYKEDDVQVEVTEQLREDGQEIQAEQCSKMIEDKYGSTDAQQERVNGHENQKHMQEVALIVDKQNVEVKKYQVNEEQVEVIEQKTEHVKQSAEPIQHMKVIDCQNGSSKQQNEQKDEVNRQQTEIQMQVTAVVVEKSNFSEQTRNVNEEEQVEVTAQREYGQQSQVASQEEQHNKVIDCQNSKVIDCQNSKVIDCQNSKVIDCQNGSPEQQNKQPEYVNEDQLQEIIVSCEKQIDPKLKHKVADERIEVSMDKIVEEQYQTKEKLCEVIEQHSQAVKRDIQLHGEAVEAIRSGPEAQQSDMISEQNRPQDQIELTSMQELLSKKQEKDAATVVNSNASIASQKFSHHVSSNLSELLENNVKVQGKMQKLLENNIKVQEKTHKLLENNIKVQEKTLQVQEKLFELLKELADTIRNPVIEKRPMPIIGPCGEREYIDCGFPAKQKHQPEISAQTKALGSQLNEMLASLELPMDSAELFLKQGKLCNLGQQQVPKSQNKSIKNMPDAEQPQQQEIGNSELLRELPTMEEENEELSGPVRKRICLSIEANHEKEKQLQVHNAEGHPDLRSQEKLSVSVLVPSCPDVFLHSPNYELGTQQPKVQKTESPREIKSLSVEGGIIAHVSRTNLIESSVDLLQEEQEIVPELTYQENLQEQEQEMQSFSYEKHQQAILSDVVKTPDFLLATGAEQEAENVIKEKAVELDLTASNQSCRTQPEQKQQQRQLGLPGKQPSESYCEGAEASKYQDEDHRPENVIKEKAVHSSHLSLELTASEQSCQRQLEKQQQQPQRQLRPRGKKSAESDCGVATAPECQEQQPRYPMQERMKLDHKPAEQSQLRPRCQRHSESELSLTTSMVELSPRKSQDTERQTEEKTRELKTSAEETGQRQLQQRQLSNTGMSQVDKPGAEDSSQLKRQPQVEKPGVGDPSQLKKKQVNRLNKRKWCTPEPTTMPNAIGAIVTYQRRSGQTIEPNPEAFQDLGPTLADHLEQKENHHGQRKKFKSARESPDELAVTSQHLVADPHILVKPPPLNPGAVGQLPQTTKELPQKQQLLRRMNLRSCSQAASQSEPDVLIVGLLPQTTKELPQKQLLRRMKLRSRSQAALQSEPDVLMIDTLPAKHHSEQPQELKHPKQPQKQRGRTPKPKLDRAGPVKRQKLQEQPKRRGRPPKLDVNTISGRKLISKNKQKQPKSPGKAKSRKVIKGKLQSQVRGKPQKVTQGTPKSQVRGRLRKMSEGTVKESSEGEGSKVTEGTPKSQGRGRARKVTEGT, from the exons ATGGCGGCGAGTTCCGCAAGATTTTCATCTGCTGGG gaagaaagaaatggagaaggaAGAGGAGTTAAAGGAGACCCAGATCAT ACACAAATGATAGACAAGCTTGCTGGTGCTGTGATGGAGAAGTTCGCATTTTCAGACCCTTCCAAAACACTCACACCGGATCAGAAGAATGATATCAAACGACATCTTTGTAGACTCTTACCTGTGTTTCACACGCCCGATCACCCCACCTATGCCGTG ATGATATGTAGGGCAATTGACGAGTTGAATGAGGAACAGGGGTCAACTGAAGAAGCAATATCAAAATTTATTAGAGAGAAGTTTGACGGTTTGCCATTGGCTCATGCAAGTTTCTTGAGTCTTCACTTGAAGAAGCTAAATGAGAGGGGAGAAATTGTTTGTGTATCAAAAAATTGTTATATgcttccaactgataaaggtgATTCTCTTTCTAGAAGAAAGTGTGTCCCGAAACAAAAGAAGACTCGGAAGGGTTGGGGAAAAGGAAACTCAGCTAAAGGAAATGAACATAAAACATTGGCAGAAGAACAAGTTGAAGTGACTGAGAAACAGAGAAAGCAGAGGAAGCAAAGTCAAAAACCACGGTATTGTAAGGCAGTTGACAACCAAACTGGATCTCCAGAGCAAGTCAATGGACAACAATGTCAAAGACAAATGGAAGAAATTGCTGCAATTGCTGAAAAGAAAAGTCAAGAACAAATTGAAGAAGATCAGCAGAGTAAGGTGATTGATGATGAAAAAGAATCTCCTGATGCACAGCAAGGAGAAGTAATTAAACAACAAATTCAAGGTATTGCAGTCATTGTTGTTCCCCGAAATTCCGCAGAACAGATATATAAAGTCCCCGAAGAACAAGAAGTTGAAGTGACtgaacaacagcagcagcacgGGCAGCAAAGTCAAGAACTGATTCAAGAAGAACAGCATAGTATGGTAATTGACTGTCAAAATGGATCTTCAGATGAAGAAAATGTACAGCAAGATGAAGTGAATAGGCTGAAAAGTCAAAATCAAGTGCAATTACCTGGAGTGATAGTCGAAAAGCAGAACATTGAACAGATATATAAAGAAGATGATGTACAAGTTGAAGTAACTGAACAACTGAGAGAAGATGGGCAGGAAATTCAAGCAGAACAGTGTAGTAAGATGATTGAAGATAAATATGGCTCTACAGATGCGCAGCAAGAGAGAGTGAATGGACATGAAAATCAGAAACATATGCAAGAAGTTGCGTTGATTGTTGATAAGCAGAATGTTGAAGTCAAGAAGTATCAAGTGAATGAAGAGCAAGTTGAAGTGATTGAACAAAAGACAGAACATGTGAAGCAAAGTGCAGAACCAATACAGCACATGAAGGTGATTGATTGTCAAAATGGATCTTCAAAGCAACAAAATGAACAGAAAGATGAAGTGAATAGACAGCAAACTGAAATTCAAATGCAAGTAACTGCAGTGGTTGTTGAAAAGTCTAATTTTTCTGAACAGACACGTAATGTGAATGAAGAAGAACAAGTTGAAGTGACTGCACAGAGAGAATATGGGCAGCAAAGTCAAGTAGCTAGTCAAGAAGAGCAACATAACAAGGTGATTGACTGTCAAAATAGCAAAGTGATTGACTGTCAAAATAGCAAAGTGATTGACTGTCAAAATAGCAAAGTGATTGACTGTCAAAATGGATCTCCAGAGCAACAAAATAAACAGCCAGAATATGTGAATGAGGATCAATTGCAAGAAATCATTGTGAGTTGTGAAAAGCAGATTGACCCAAAACTGAAACACAAAGTGGCTGATGAGCGTATTGAAGTAAGTATGGATAAAATAGTTGAAGAACAGTACCAAACTAAAGAAAAATTGTGTGAAGTGATTGAACAACATAGTCAAGCTGTCAAAAGAGATATACAGTTACATGGAGAAGCAGTTGAAGCAATTCGGTCTGGACCAGAGGCACAACAAAGTGATATGATTTCAGAACAAAATAGACCACAGGACCAAATTGAATTAACAAG TATGCAGGAGTTATTGTCTAAGAAGCAAGAGAAAGATGCGGCTACTGTAGTCAATTCAAATGCTTCTATTGCAAGTCAGAAATTCTCCCACCATGTTTCGTCAAACTTGTCTGAG CTGCTGGAAAACAACGTTAAGGTGCAGGGAAAGATGCAGAAGCTGCTGGAAAATAACATTAAGGTGCAGGAAAAGACACATAAGCTGCTGGAAAATAACATTAAGGTGCAGGAAAAGACACTTCAGGTTCAGGAAAAGTTATTTGAGCTGTTGAAGGAGTTAGCAGATACCATTCGAAATCCTGTTATAGAAAAAAGACCAATGCCAATCATTGGTCCTTGTGGAGAGAGGGAATATATAGATTGTGGATTTCCAGCAAAACAGAAGCACCAACCTGAGATCTCAGCTCAAACAAAAGCATTGGGATCCCAGCTGAATGAAATGCTAGCATCTCTTGAACTACCCATGGACTCAGCAGAGTTATTTTTAAAGCAGGGAAAGCTATGCAACCTTGGTCAGCAACAAGTACCTAAGAGCCAGAACAAATCAATTAAGAATATGCCTGATGCTGAACAACCTCAACAACAGGAGATTGGAAATTCAGAATTGTTGCGGGAACTTCCaacaatggaagaagagaatgaAGAATTATCTGGACCTGTTAGAAAAAGAATTTGTTTAAGCATTGAAGCAAATCACGAGAAAGAAAAGCAACTGCAAGTGCATAATGCTGAAGGCCATCCTGATCTTCGTAGTCAAGAGAAGCTGTCTGTATCTGTGCTAGTCCCAAGTTGTCCAGATGTCTTCTTGCACTCGCCAAACTATGAGCTGGGAACCCAGCAACCAAAAGTTCAAAAGACAGAAAGCCCTCGTGAAATCAAATCGCTGTCAGTGGAGGGAGGAATTATTGCTCATGTATCCAGGACAAACCTTATAGAATCTTCTGTTGATTTGCTGCAGGAAGAACAGGAGATTGTTCCTGAGCTAACATATCAAGAAAACCTTCAAGAGCAAGAACAAGAAATGCAGTCATTTAGTTACGAGAAGCATCAACAAGCTATTCTTTCTGATGTGGTGAAGACGCCTGATTTCCTATTAGCAACT GGTGCGGAGCAGGAAGCGGAAAATGTGATTAAAGAAAAGGCTGTTGAGCTTGATCTGACAGCAAGTAACCAATCCTGTCGAACACAACCTGAGCAAAAGCAGCAGCAGAGGCAACTAGGTCTTCCGGGTAAACAACCATCTGAATCTTATTGTGAAGGAGCAGAGGCATCTAAATATCAG GATGAGGACCATCGACCAGAAAATGTGATTAAGGAGAAGGCTGTACATTCAAGTCACCTGAGTCTTGAATTGACAGCAAGTGAGCAATCCTGTCAAAGACAATTGGAGAAACAGCAGCAACAACCGCAGAGGCAATTACGTCCTCGAGGTAAAAAGTCAGCTGAGTCTGATTGTGGAGTGGCAACGGCACCTGAATGCCAG GAGCAGCAGCCCAGATATCCAATGCAGGAAAGAATGAAGCTTGATCATAAACCAGCAGAGCAGAGTCAATTGCGCCCACGGTGCCAGAGGCACTCCGAGTCTGAATTGTCTCTCACTACATCTATGGTTGAATTATCACCAAGAAAAAGTCAGGATACTGAAAGGCAAACAGAGGAAAAGACTCGAGAGCTGAAGACATCAGCAGAGGAAACAGGCCAAAGACAGCTCCAGCAGAGGCAGCTTTCAAATACTGGAATGTCACAAGTGGATAAGCCAGGAGCCGAAGATTCATCTCAACTGAAAAGGCAGCCTCAAGTGGAAAAGCCTGGAGTTGGAGATCCATCTCAactgaagaagaaacaagttAACCGCTTAAATAAGCGAAAGTGGTGCACTCCAGAGCCCACAACAATGCCTAACGCCATTGGTGCAATCGTCACTTACCAGAGACGGTCAGGTCAAACTATAGAGCCCAACCCTGAAGCATTTCAGGATCTAGGACCAACACTCGCAGACCATTTGGAGCAAAAAGAGAATCATCATGGTCAACGAAAGAAGTTCAAATCTGCAAGAGAAAGCCCTGATGAGTTGGCTGTCACTTCCCAGCATCTTGTGGCGGATCCTCACATTCTAGTAAAGCCTCCACCGCTCAATCCAGGAGCAGTGGGACAATTGCCTCAAACAACAAAAGAGCTGCCACAGAAACAGCAGCTGCTGCGCCGTATGAACCTGCGCTCATGCAGCCAAGCTGCATCGCAATCTGAACCTGATGTTTTGATAGTGGGACTATTGCCTCAAACAACAAAAGAGCTGCCACAGAAACAGCTGCTGCGCCGTATGAAACTACGCTCACGCAGCCAAGCTGCATTGCAATCTGAACCTGATGTTTTGATGATTGATACGCTGCCCGCAAAGCACCATTCTGAGCAGCCACAAGAACTGAAGCATCCTAAGCAGCCACAGAAGCAAAGAGGGAGGACTCCTAAACCAAAACTGGATAGAGCTGGGCCTGTTAAGCGTCAAAAGCTGCAGGAACAACCAAAAAGACGAGGGAGGCCCCCTAAGTTGGATGTAAATACTATATCAGGGAGAAAATTGATCTCAAAGAACAAACAGAAGCAACCAAAGAGTCCAGGGAAGGCAAAGTCTCGAAAAGTGATCAAAGGAAAACTACAGAGTCAAGTGAGGGGAAAGCCTCAAAAAGTGACTCAAGGAACACCAAAGAGTCAAGTGAGGGGAAGGCTTCGAAAAATGTCTGAAGGAACAGTAAAAGAGTCAAGTGAGGGAGAGGGCTCGAAAGTGACTGAAGGAACTCCAAAGAGTCAAGGTAGGGGAAGGGCTCGAAAAGTGACTGAAGGAACCTAA